The following DNA comes from Methanothrix sp..
CAGAGATCCTTTTTTCAGTGCAGTTATAGAGTTATCGCCCAGGGGGAAGGAAGAGATAAGATTAAATCGATCCATCCTCCTGTACGGAAATGGTGTTGCCAAAGTGTCTGAAGTTGTACTGGCCTATTCCGGCGGCCTGGATACATCAGTCTGCATTCCTCTCCTCCGGGAGCGCTATGGATTTGATAAGATAGTTACCGTTCTGGTGGATGTCGGCCAGCCGAGGTCGGATATAGAGAGGGGGAACCTCAGAGCGAAATTGCTGGCAGATGAGCATTATACTGTAGACGCCAGGATGGAGTTCGTGGAGAGATTTCTCTTCCCCCTGATCAAGGCCAATGGCTCATATGAGGGATATGTCCTGGGAACGGCCATCGCTCGCCCCCTCATCGCCAGCAAATCGGCGGAGATCGCTGAAAAGCTGGGCATTAAGAACCTGGCCCATGGGTGCACTGGTCGCGGCAATGACCAGCTCCGCTTCGAGGCCATATTCAGGGCTACAGACTGCCGGGTTATAGCCCCCATGAGAGAGCTGGACCTCTCTCGCGAATGGGAGATAGACTATGCCCGCGAGCATGGCATCGATGTGCCTGTGACCAAGGATAAACCCTGGTCGATCGATGAGAACATATGGTCCCGCTCGATCGAGGGGGGCAAACTGGAGGATCCCTACTTCGAGCCGCCGGAGGAGATCTACGACTGGACCAAGACCCCGAGCTCTGATAGATCCGCTCAGATAGTTGAGATCGGGTTCAAAGAGGGCGTGCCCATTTCACTGGATGGAAGGGGGATGAACGGCCTGGAGCTGATCGAGAAGCTCAACCAGATCGGTGGCGAGCACGGTGTGGGCAGGACGGACATGATCGAGGACCGGGTGATGGGGCTGAAGGCACGGGAGAACTATGAGCATCCTGCTGCCACCATCCTCTTGACGGCCCATAAGGATCTGGAACGGCTGGTCCTATCCCGCAATGAGCTTCGCTTCAAGGTCATGGTGGACGAATTCTGGTCTGAGCTGGCCTATATGGGCCTGGTGGAGGATCCCCTTTATGCAGACCTGAATGCCTTCATCGATCAGTCTCAGAAGAGAGTGAACGGCTCAGTCAGGATGAAGCTCTTCTGCGGCAGCGCTGTCCCAGTAGGCCGCCAGTCCCCGGATGCCCTTTATTCCCAGGATATGGTCTCCTTCGACTCCCAGACCCTGAGCCAGAAGGATGCTGAGGGCTTTGCCAAGTATCATGGCTTCCAGGCCAGGCTGCTGAAGAGAAAGGAGAGGTGAAAGGAGAAGAAGGGAAAAAGGAGAAGAGGGGAGATAAAGGAGAGCATTTATTTGATATCGCCTCCATATAACATCAATATGTCCAAACTGGTGATATCTGAAGAGGCCAGATCTGAGCAACTCGCAGATCTCGCAATTGCCATAAATGAGATCGTTCGCCTTCCTGTGACCATGAGGGGGGCGAAACACCCTGGTGTCCGGGTGGAGGATGGCAAGGTGGTGGATGGGGAATATACCGGTCCGGTCCTGGAAGAGGCCATAAGAACTGCAAAGCCCATCCGAACCATCCCCGAGAGCGGGACCTTTAAAGGCATTCCTGTATCCGTCGCCCCGGTATTGCAGCAGGGCAAGGCTGTTGCCGCCATCGGCATAGTGGATGTAATTGGAACCATCGATATCCCTGAGGTCTTTGGGGCCTATTCGAATGTAGTTGCGCAGGTTTCAGGGAAGGTCCAAGAGAAGAGATGAGAATTCGCAGAGCAGAGCCAAGGGATCTGCCGCAGATGCTGCAGATCGAATCGCTCTGCTTTCCGGAGGAGACGGCATTTCCTCCGGGGGTGTTTGCCTATCTGATCCGTTATGCTGTGGCAATAGTCGCCTGTGAGCCTGAGGATCAGATCCTGGGATTTATAATCGGATATACCAGCGGGAGTGCAGGCGCAGTCTATACCCTGGATGTCCATACTGGCTACCGGAGGAGGGGAATAGGAATTAAGCTATTGCTGGCCATGGAAAAGAGGCTCGCCCGGATGGGCGCCAATGCCGTCCGCCTGGAGGCCGCCCTGGAGAAGCCCGGTGCCCGGAGGCTGTATCGCAAGGCAGGGTACAGGGAAAGGGAGATCATCCGCAACTACTACGGCCAGGGATGCCATGCGGTGAGGATGTGGAAGGCTCTGCCCTCCGTCGAGTTTGGCACTCAGAATTGATCCTCAGAACTGATCTTCAGAACTGGTCTTCAGAACTGATCTTCAGAACTGATCTTCAGAACTGATCTTCAGAACTGATCTAAAAACTCTGGCTCTTCGCTGATTTGCGCGGGCGATGTGCAGATGAGGATCTTCCCAGCCAGGAATCCCTGTTATCCTCGATATGAGCAGGGAAGACTGCAGCTCACTTCTCCGCCGCCTCCATCAGCTTTGCCCTGCTCTTCTGCACTCCGCCAGGATACCGGGCGAGGGGGCCCCTGGCAGGAGATGCCGGGGATGGTTTTGTCGGCTGTAATGGCCTGCAGATGCAATCGAGCACCTCAAGGGCGATCTCTCCTCTGCTCCCGCCCGACGGCAAATGCAGCATAGGCCTTTCCAGCTACCTTCCCTTTGGACGGATAATAGGTCCTGCCATAGGTCCTGCCTAAGAAATCCCTGAGTGCCCCGGCGATGTAGATGAATTAATCGGCAGGACCGAAGGCCATTGCGTCGCTGCCCAGGAGATCATCAAGAGTGGTGTCGAATGCTCTCTGGAAAAAATCTATGCCTCTGCCTCACCCATCAGTCTGTCCACCAGCCATTCGGGTTCGAACTTCACCAGATCGGGATATGTCTGTCCTACGCCCAAGAAGAGCACCGGCTTTCCGGTGACATGGGCGATGGATATGGCAGATCCTCCTTTGGCATCGGCATCCGTCTTGGTGAGGATCGATCCCCCGATGGGCACCGACTCATTGAAGAGGCGCGCCCTCTCAACGGCATCGTTGCCTGCTATTGCCTCATCCACGAATATCAGCAGATCAGGATTGGTGACCCGGACGATCTTTTTCATCTGGTCCATGAGATTGATGTTGGTGTGCAGCCTCCCAGCTGTATCCGCCAGAACGACATCCTTGTTATGGGCGCGGGAATACTCGATGGCGTCGAAGATCACTGCCGCCGGATCCCCACCGGTCTTGTGCTTTATCACCTTCAGCCCCAGGTTGTTGCCATGAACCTCCAATTGTTCAATCGCCCCCGCCCGGAAGGTGTCGCCTGCCGCCAGAACCACAGAGTAGCCCTGGTCCAAGAGATACTTAGCCACCTTGGCGACGCTGGTGGTCTTGCCAGTGCCGTTCACCCCCACGAAGAGGATCTTGACCGGCTTCTCCTTCGTGCGGATGTACTCATCGAAGTCCAGATGGTTCCTGGAGAGAAGGGTTATCAGTGCACTTCTGAGCGAGTCCTCAGCCAACTGGCCGGTGTCCGCCCCGATCTTCCTCTTCTTTCCCACCAGATCGGACTTGACCTCTCGCACGATCTCCTCTGCTACTGGAAGGGCGACATCGCTCTCCATGAGAGCCATCTCCAGGGCCCACATGGGCTCCTCCAGATCCTTCTCCTCCAGGATTATCTCCTGCTCGAAGACCAGTGTTTTGGCCTTCTGCAGGAATGAGAATCTGCTCTTCTTATTATCAGCCTTTTCATTGTCCGGGGCCTGCGCCTGGGGCTCCTCCAGGGCAGAGGGAAGAGATGCAGCCTTTTCGGCCTCTCTTTGGCTCTCCTCTGGGGACTTTTTTCTGGGCCCTTCTCCAGATCCCTTCGATCTGGAATCCTTCCTGCTGCTGCCCTCTGCCTCCAAAGCCAGTCTCCCCTCGGCCTCGATCTCCTCAGGCCGCGGCTCTTTATTTGCTCCAGAGGCAGAAACCTT
Coding sequences within:
- a CDS encoding argininosuccinate synthase, with translation MSEVVLAYSGGLDTSVCIPLLRERYGFDKIVTVLVDVGQPRSDIERGNLRAKLLADEHYTVDARMEFVERFLFPLIKANGSYEGYVLGTAIARPLIASKSAEIAEKLGIKNLAHGCTGRGNDQLRFEAIFRATDCRVIAPMRELDLSREWEIDYAREHGIDVPVTKDKPWSIDENIWSRSIEGGKLEDPYFEPPEEIYDWTKTPSSDRSAQIVEIGFKEGVPISLDGRGMNGLELIEKLNQIGGEHGVGRTDMIEDRVMGLKARENYEHPAATILLTAHKDLERLVLSRNELRFKVMVDEFWSELAYMGLVEDPLYADLNAFIDQSQKRVNGSVRMKLFCGSAVPVGRQSPDALYSQDMVSFDSQTLSQKDAEGFAKYHGFQARLLKRKER
- a CDS encoding DUF2111 domain-containing protein, producing MSKLVISEEARSEQLADLAIAINEIVRLPVTMRGAKHPGVRVEDGKVVDGEYTGPVLEEAIRTAKPIRTIPESGTFKGIPVSVAPVLQQGKAVAAIGIVDVIGTIDIPEVFGAYSNVVAQVSGKVQEKR
- a CDS encoding N-acetyltransferase, translating into MRIRRAEPRDLPQMLQIESLCFPEETAFPPGVFAYLIRYAVAIVACEPEDQILGFIIGYTSGSAGAVYTLDVHTGYRRRGIGIKLLLAMEKRLARMGANAVRLEAALEKPGARRLYRKAGYREREIIRNYYGQGCHAVRMWKALPSVEFGTQN
- the ftsY gene encoding signal recognition particle-docking protein FtsY, with product MFNRFKEKLSGYKEALSAKIAEKVSASGANKEPRPEEIEAEGRLALEAEGSSRKDSRSKGSGEGPRKKSPEESQREAEKAASLPSALEEPQAQAPDNEKADNKKSRFSFLQKAKTLVFEQEIILEEKDLEEPMWALEMALMESDVALPVAEEIVREVKSDLVGKKRKIGADTGQLAEDSLRSALITLLSRNHLDFDEYIRTKEKPVKILFVGVNGTGKTTSVAKVAKYLLDQGYSVVLAAGDTFRAGAIEQLEVHGNNLGLKVIKHKTGGDPAAVIFDAIEYSRAHNKDVVLADTAGRLHTNINLMDQMKKIVRVTNPDLLIFVDEAIAGNDAVERARLFNESVPIGGSILTKTDADAKGGSAISIAHVTGKPVLFLGVGQTYPDLVKFEPEWLVDRLMGEAEA